One genomic window of Ctenopharyngodon idella isolate HZGC_01 chromosome 18, HZGC01, whole genome shotgun sequence includes the following:
- the pgr gene encoding progesterone receptor, whose protein sequence is METKTNSRMDTVNTSLADSTEMRTEVSNLMEKYTDKCFGHGRFSVRNFGHAESLLGCAPGTSTDALDQLSMLDLPLGTKTYTDQMDEFLKVETGQWSAKALLPKETDVPESSFIKDEKEQSLIMEPPNTDFDISALESCYDSTEMKQQCGFTEEYSALLSSQAAQQVVVDSSSNFQLDMNQSTLVLPPPRRVSPSLGRGMLNFDGTSAAPMMYKSDISKWVSPASSPFWYQSTNVNDEHAGYSSAEGVIPRSQTVYSAFSGVPSQRLCVICGDEASGCHYGVLTCGSCKVFFKRAVEGHHNYLCAGRNDCIVDKIRRKNCPACRLRKCYQAGMMLGGRKMKRFASLKVTGLSPSLMFQGPLTLLADVQTVSSLPGIPAIRELQLSPQMISILEGIEPQVVYSGYDSSQPELPHLLLNSLNRLCERQLLWIVRWSKSLPGFRNLHINDQMTLIQYSWMGLMLFSLGWRTFQNVTPDYLYFAPDLVLSQDQMRRSPIYDLCLAMQFVPQEFANLQVTKEEFLCMKALMLLNTVPLEGLKSQSQFDEMRQSYICELVKAIQLKEKGVVASSQRFYHLTKLMDAMHEIAKKVNLYCLSTYIQADAMKVEFPEMMSEVIASQLPKVLAGMVRPLLFHNK, encoded by the exons ATGGAAACCAAAACTAATAGTAGAATGGACACTGTGAACACTTCTCTCGCTGATTCCACAGAGATGAGGACGGAAGTAAGTAATTTAATGGAGAAATATACGGACAAGTGTTTTGGGCACGGCAGGTTCTCCGTGCGTAATTTTGGACACGCGGAGTCTTTACTCGGCTGCGCGCCTGGAACAAGCACCGACGCTCTGGATCAACTATCTATGCTTGACTTGCCTCTCGGGACCAAAACGTATACTGATCAAATGGATGAATTTCTTAAAGTCGAAACCGGACAGTGGAGCGCAAAAGCGCTTCTGCCGAAGGAGACAGATGTTCCGGAGAGTTCGTTTATCAAAGATGAGAAAGAACAATCTCTCATTATGGAGCCACCCAACACTGATTTCGACATAAGCGCCTTGGAAAGCTGCTACGACTCTACCGAAATGAAACAGCAGTGTGGGTTTACTGAAGAGTATTCAGCTTTGCTTTCATCTCAAGCTGCCCAACAGGTAGTTGTGGACAGTTCCTCTAACTTTCAGTTGGACATGAATCAATCTACATTGGTTTTGCCACCTCCGAGAAGAGTATCACCTTCTTTAGGCAGGGGTATGCTGAATTTCGATGGAACAAGCGCAGCTCCCATGATGTACAAATCGGACATTTCTAAATGGGTTTCCCCCGCGAGCTCCCCGTTCTGGTATCAGTCCACTAATGTGAATGACGAGCACGCTGGATACTCTTCAGCAGAGGGCGTCATCCCGCGCTCACAGACGGTCTACTCGGCTTTCTCAGG GGTTCCATCTCAAAGACTGTGTGTTATATGTGGAGACGAGGCTTCGGGTTGTCACTATGGAGTTCTTACCTGTGGAAGCTGCAAGGTGTTTTTCAAGAGAGCTGTTGAGG GTCACCATAACTACCTGTGTGCGGGACGAAATGACTGCATTGTTGATAAAATCAGGAGAAAAAATTGTCCCGCATGTCGCCTTAGAAAGTGCTACCAGGCAGGGATGATGCTTGGAG GCCGTAAGATGAAGCGGTTTGCAAGTTTGAAGGTCACAGGGTTGAGTCCATCACTGATGTTTCAGGGTCCGTTAACCCTACTGGCTGATGTTCAAACTGTGTCCTCCCTGCCCGGTATACCAGCCATCCGTGAGCTGCAGCTGTCCCCGCAGATGATCAGCATTCTGGAGGGCATTGAGCCACAGGTGGTCTACTCTGGCTACGACAGCTCGCAACCAGAGCTTCCCCACCTTCTCCTCAACAGTCTCAACAGACTCTGTGAGAGGCAGCTGCTCTGGATTGTCAGATGGTCCAAGTCTCTTCCAG GTTTTCGCAATTTGCACATCAACGACCAGATGACGCTAATCCAGTACTCCTGGATGGGTTTAATGTTGTTCTCGCTGGGTTGGAGAACATTCCAGAACGTCACCCCTGATTACCTGTACTTTGCACCCGATCTTGTCTTGAGCCA GGATCAAATGAGGAGGTCTCCGATCTATGACTTGTGCTTGGCTATGCAGTTTGTTCCACAAGAATTCGCTAACTTGCAAGTGACCAAGGAAGAGTTTCTGTGCATGAAGGCTTTGATGCTCCTCAACACTG TTCCTCTGGAGGGCCTGAAGAGTCAATCGCAGTTTGACGAAATGAGACAGAGCTACATCTGTGAGTTGGTGAAAGCCATCCAGCTGAAGGAGAAAGGAGTGGTGGCCAGCTCACAGAGATTCTACCACCTGACCAAACTCATGGACGCCATGCATGAG ATTGCGAAGAAGGTCAATCTCTACTGTCTGAGCACATACATCCAGGCGGACGCCATGAAGGTGGAGTTTCCAGAGATGATGTCAGAGGTCATTGCATCACAGCTGCCAAAAGTCCTGGCGGGCATGGTCAGACCCCTCCTGTTTCACAACAAGTGA